A window from Lactiplantibacillus pentosus encodes these proteins:
- a CDS encoding glucose PTS transporter subunit IIA — MAQYEVIAADILKNIGGKENVTNINHCATRLRLQVADDNKINDEAISKLSGVAGTVMHGNQYQIVIGTDVANVYNEFIKLSGDVQTDSTATTHKKDVSLKSVGQTIVDFISGTFVPILGVLVAAGLVSAVLNIGVSFFGLSTKSGTYTVLYAIYQAGYYFLPVYLGYSAAKKLNVSAMMGAFLGATLLYKTIDSAKGLDFLGLMIPQIQYNTSVIPILLGVLFMKLIDTGLDRVTPKSIKFFTKPLLTMIIVVPVTLLWLGPLGYEIGTVIATGLNFVNLKLGWLSVGLIGALTPLLVMTGTNQALFPLCIAAIASVGYDAFILPGMLAANIAVGAATLAVAFYTKNEHEKQVALSAGITGVMGITEPSIFGVLIKNRIALLSTMFAAGISGALAGLVSLKQYAIVSPGIAALPTFVHSSGAGLDNNFYWSLVVVILSAGLSFGLTYVFGRKAQLQKKDELATDDMHVYQPVSGQVIPLQEVNDDVFSKGLLGDGFAVKPDNRGVYSPVTGTVTMVAETKHAIGFLSDSGIEVLIHLGIDTVELNGLPFDIKIKNGNHVVKGQLIGEMNLDMIRKEQKDTTVIVALTQPNKQLEDKRYTDTQIGDVIGNVSVVQ; from the coding sequence ATGGCACAATATGAAGTGATTGCTGCCGACATACTCAAAAACATCGGTGGTAAAGAGAATGTTACAAATATTAACCATTGTGCGACCCGATTGAGGTTGCAAGTAGCGGATGATAATAAAATTAATGACGAAGCGATATCTAAGCTTAGTGGTGTGGCTGGAACTGTGATGCATGGAAATCAGTATCAAATTGTAATTGGAACTGATGTTGCTAATGTTTACAATGAATTTATTAAACTGTCTGGTGATGTCCAAACGGATAGTACGGCTACTACTCATAAAAAAGATGTATCTTTGAAGTCTGTGGGACAAACGATTGTAGACTTTATTAGTGGAACCTTTGTGCCGATTTTAGGTGTATTAGTTGCTGCTGGATTGGTCTCGGCTGTTTTGAATATTGGCGTTAGTTTCTTTGGGTTGAGCACTAAGAGTGGTACTTATACGGTCTTGTATGCAATTTATCAGGCTGGATATTACTTTTTACCTGTATATCTTGGCTACAGTGCAGCTAAAAAATTAAATGTTAGTGCGATGATGGGGGCTTTTCTAGGAGCAACCCTATTGTATAAAACGATTGATAGCGCAAAAGGCCTCGATTTTTTAGGACTAATGATTCCTCAAATTCAATACAATACTAGCGTTATTCCGATTTTGCTCGGTGTACTATTTATGAAGTTGATTGATACTGGATTGGATAGGGTCACACCTAAAAGTATTAAATTTTTCACGAAACCGTTATTGACAATGATTATTGTCGTTCCTGTAACTTTACTGTGGTTAGGACCATTAGGGTACGAAATAGGTACCGTAATCGCCACTGGGTTGAATTTTGTAAACTTAAAGTTAGGCTGGCTTTCCGTTGGTTTGATTGGGGCACTAACGCCACTGCTAGTTATGACTGGGACTAATCAAGCTTTATTCCCATTGTGTATTGCCGCAATTGCATCGGTTGGTTATGATGCTTTTATTCTACCGGGAATGTTAGCTGCCAATATTGCTGTAGGAGCTGCGACACTAGCAGTTGCATTCTATACAAAGAACGAGCACGAAAAGCAAGTTGCTTTATCAGCTGGTATTACAGGTGTAATGGGAATCACGGAACCATCAATCTTTGGTGTGTTGATTAAAAATCGAATTGCATTATTAAGCACAATGTTTGCAGCAGGTATTAGTGGCGCCTTAGCTGGATTAGTATCGTTGAAGCAATATGCGATTGTTTCACCAGGAATTGCGGCTTTACCAACCTTTGTCCATTCAAGTGGTGCTGGACTTGATAATAACTTTTATTGGTCATTGGTAGTTGTGATCTTGTCTGCTGGTTTGTCGTTTGGTCTCACGTATGTGTTTGGAAGAAAAGCACAATTACAGAAAAAAGATGAATTGGCCACTGATGATATGCATGTGTATCAACCGGTTAGTGGGCAAGTGATTCCATTGCAAGAAGTTAACGACGATGTCTTTTCAAAAGGATTGTTAGGGGATGGCTTTGCTGTAAAACCAGATAATCGTGGCGTGTATAGTCCTGTAACCGGGACCGTGACTATGGTGGCAGAGACAAAACATGCAATTGGTTTTCTTTCAGATTCTGGAATTGAAGTCCTAATTCATCTGGGTATTGATACGGTAGAGTTAAACGGGTTACCTTTCGATATTAAAATTAAGAATGGCAATCATGTCGTGAAGGGGCAATTAATTGGCGAAATGAATCTCGACATGATTCGCAAAGAACAGAAGGATACAACAGTAATTGTTGCTTTAACGCAGCCTAACAAGCAACTAGAAGATAAAAGATATACTGATACACAAATTGGCGATGTTATTGGAAATGTGTCAGTTGTACAGTAA
- a CDS encoding glycoside hydrolase family 1 protein: protein MHYNHNPKFPDNFLWGGSSSSWQVEGAVEEDGKTLSLMDLNTRTKKPYADDTFASDHYHHYKEDVKLMADAGLTSYRFSIAWSRIYPDNSGKVNQKGIDFYNNLINELIQHGITPIVTVYHYDMPVWIDKQYDGWYGRGIIDEFDKYVRTIYKAFGDRVKYWLSINEQNMQICYGDWLGIDKHPDTWFEDKWKVNHIINLCHAKAVIACHELVPGGKIGPVPGYVPIYPDSSDPKDQIAAMNAEEMTEKVWDDLYAHREYNGFIKSYWKENNIDPDIRPGDMELIAKAKIDFFGLNCYRSNTAKYCAPEEEEQAYELNKSGKKGNLKFPKVPGMYQLVANPHVKTTDWDWEIDPVAMRYMLRYVWDHYQLPMVITENGFGEHEQVSEDGKVHDPQRIDFMRDQIYQIGLAIQDGCQVFGYNPWSFTDLLSTGNGMSKRYGVVYINTTDDEKLDFKRIPKDSYYWYSQLVKSNGQNWG, encoded by the coding sequence ATGCATTACAATCATAATCCAAAATTTCCAGATAATTTCTTGTGGGGTGGTTCTAGTTCATCTTGGCAAGTTGAAGGAGCTGTTGAAGAAGATGGCAAAACACTCTCTTTGATGGATCTGAACACACGGACAAAGAAGCCATATGCGGATGACACATTTGCATCCGACCATTATCATCATTACAAGGAAGATGTGAAGCTGATGGCTGACGCAGGGCTAACATCCTATCGTTTTTCAATCGCATGGTCACGTATTTATCCGGATAACAGTGGCAAAGTGAACCAAAAAGGAATTGATTTCTACAACAATCTAATTAATGAGCTTATTCAGCATGGTATTACGCCCATTGTGACTGTCTATCATTATGACATGCCCGTCTGGATTGATAAACAATATGATGGATGGTACGGCCGAGGCATCATTGATGAATTTGACAAGTACGTTCGAACAATCTATAAAGCATTTGGTGATCGTGTTAAGTACTGGCTATCTATCAATGAACAAAACATGCAAATATGTTACGGCGATTGGTTAGGGATTGATAAACATCCAGACACTTGGTTCGAAGATAAGTGGAAGGTTAACCATATCATTAATCTTTGTCATGCAAAGGCTGTTATTGCTTGTCATGAATTGGTACCTGGTGGAAAAATTGGACCTGTTCCTGGCTATGTACCAATCTATCCTGATTCTAGTGATCCTAAAGATCAAATTGCGGCGATGAATGCAGAAGAAATGACTGAAAAAGTCTGGGATGATTTGTACGCCCATCGAGAATATAACGGCTTTATTAAGAGTTATTGGAAAGAAAATAACATTGATCCTGATATTCGACCTGGAGATATGGAATTAATTGCAAAAGCAAAAATCGACTTCTTCGGTTTGAATTGCTACCGTTCAAACACTGCCAAGTATTGTGCACCTGAAGAAGAGGAACAGGCGTATGAGCTAAATAAATCTGGTAAAAAAGGAAATTTAAAGTTTCCAAAAGTACCAGGTATGTATCAATTAGTTGCCAATCCACATGTAAAAACGACCGACTGGGATTGGGAAATTGATCCAGTGGCTATGAGATATATGCTGCGGTATGTGTGGGATCATTATCAACTCCCAATGGTTATTACCGAAAATGGATTTGGCGAACATGAACAAGTTAGTGAAGATGGAAAAGTTCATGACCCACAACGAATTGATTTTATGCGGGATCAAATTTACCAGATTGGCTTAGCAATTCAAGATGGTTGCCAAGTGTTTGGGTATAATCCTTGGTCATTCACGGATTTGTTGAGTACTGGTAATGGTATGTCAAAACGCTATGGTGTTGTTTACATCAATACAACGGATGATGAAAAGCTTGATTTTAAGCGTATTCCAAAAGATTCTTATTATTGGTACTCGCAGCTTGTTAAATCAAATGGGCAAAATTGGGGGTAA
- a CDS encoding MurR/RpiR family transcriptional regulator: protein MDNTLYNILYKLSNELDTKDPESTNFILSAYLLKNFATISEVSIYDIAAECNVSRSTIRRFAKQIGFENFAVLKKLIKQYHHPVEQVSDKKYREMLTNSLINIANELDERMDTHEVDVICERIRRAENVYIFTSEPSISSARDFQVNLASKGYISYVITDFSEYNTILNQISHKDYVLTLSVSGMFARTIDSVIARLTCILDLITANRIFDYEKDYSHVYYMSHLDYSKNPEIYRSYGLHYFLDIIQNHL from the coding sequence ATGGATAACACTTTATATAATATTTTATACAAGCTAAGTAATGAATTAGACACTAAAGACCCAGAAAGTACGAACTTTATATTATCAGCTTATTTATTGAAAAATTTTGCGACAATTTCGGAAGTTAGCATCTATGATATCGCAGCTGAATGCAATGTTTCACGGTCGACAATTCGCCGTTTTGCAAAGCAAATTGGATTTGAAAACTTTGCTGTCTTAAAAAAATTAATTAAGCAGTACCATCATCCTGTCGAGCAGGTCTCAGATAAGAAGTATCGTGAAATGCTTACGAATAGTTTAATTAATATTGCTAACGAATTAGATGAACGAATGGATACCCATGAGGTAGATGTAATTTGTGAACGGATTAGGCGAGCAGAAAATGTTTATATTTTCACTTCAGAACCTAGTATTTCTTCTGCTCGCGACTTTCAGGTTAATTTAGCAAGCAAAGGTTATATCTCATATGTCATTACAGATTTTTCAGAATATAACACAATTCTTAATCAAATTAGTCATAAGGATTACGTGCTCACATTATCGGTATCCGGTATGTTTGCTCGAACGATCGATTCAGTAATAGCGCGTCTTACTTGTATACTGGATTTAATTACGGCTAACCGTATATTTGATTATGAGAAGGATTATTCACATGTTTATTATATGAGCCATCTGGACTATTCAAAAAATCCAGAAATATATCGATCGTATGGCTTGCATTATTTCTTAGATATTATTCAGAATCATCTATAG
- a CDS encoding MarR family winged helix-turn-helix transcriptional regulator: MVDTEATIALFHQVVRGEEVLVREKMAKPIPTQQLMVLAFIVAHPGVIQRNIVDLIGRKAATVSVMLKNMEKQGLITRQIPSDNSRNKKIFVTDEGRKLTERFKETRQQVHEEMLANLSTDERQELRQLVAKIKIPD; encoded by the coding sequence ATGGTAGATACTGAAGCAACAATTGCATTATTTCACCAAGTCGTCCGTGGTGAAGAGGTACTAGTACGTGAGAAAATGGCCAAACCTATCCCAACACAGCAATTGATGGTCTTAGCTTTCATTGTTGCCCATCCAGGCGTTATTCAACGAAACATTGTTGATCTGATTGGACGAAAAGCCGCAACCGTATCGGTGATGTTAAAAAATATGGAAAAGCAGGGGTTGATTACACGGCAAATACCGAGTGATAACTCGCGAAACAAGAAGATTTTCGTCACTGATGAAGGCCGTAAGCTCACTGAGAGGTTTAAAGAAACCCGCCAGCAAGTCCACGAAGAAATGTTAGCCAACTTATCGACGGATGAACGACAAGAATTGCGACAACTAGTGGCCAAAATCAAAATACCAGATTAG
- a CDS encoding GDSL-type esterase/lipase family protein, with product MINESIQLTNLDPRIVKFQQTILNKYATANQTALKGQIVITGSSTVEIFPIEALQTKLQLKHKIYNRGIRAMTTADELAHMDTLIFELQPSILFLQIGANDMSFNLPEETMMHNYDQIMTLIANKLPNTQVYIMAYYPINTVADFNPTDDPHPNVAQHRTNAMTMAANIKVKALATKHHFDFIDLNAGLTDTAGNLKKTLTFDGLHPLPAGYDIIFNNMLPYLK from the coding sequence ATGATTAATGAATCAATCCAGTTAACCAATCTCGATCCACGCATCGTTAAGTTTCAACAAACCATTCTAAACAAATATGCTACCGCCAATCAAACCGCACTCAAAGGGCAGATTGTCATCACTGGCTCATCGACCGTTGAAATTTTTCCAATTGAAGCGCTACAAACAAAATTACAGCTCAAACATAAAATCTATAATCGTGGCATTCGCGCAATGACCACTGCCGACGAACTTGCACATATGGATACCCTGATTTTTGAGCTCCAACCTAGTATCTTGTTTCTACAAATCGGTGCCAATGACATGAGCTTTAACCTACCAGAAGAAACCATGATGCATAATTATGATCAGATAATGACGCTAATTGCTAACAAGCTGCCGAATACACAAGTCTATATTATGGCCTATTACCCAATCAACACCGTCGCCGACTTTAACCCCACTGATGATCCCCATCCGAATGTTGCGCAACATCGGACTAATGCGATGACAATGGCAGCCAATATCAAAGTCAAAGCGCTAGCTACAAAGCATCACTTCGATTTCATTGACTTAAACGCTGGGTTAACGGATACCGCGGGTAATTTAAAGAAAACACTCACTTTTGACGGTCTCCATCCACTTCCTGCTGGCTATGACATCATTTTTAATAATATGTTACCTTATTTGAAATAA
- a CDS encoding D-alanyl-D-alanine carboxypeptidase family protein, with the protein MRFAGKLKKVVIALVAAVTFSTAGLGIAGADLQAQAASTPSISAKAAIAVDASTGQILYDKNSTKPMAIASMTKMLSTYLILKAIHEGKLSWNQKISVSKAVAKMSQNTEYANVPLLSTKTYSVRQLYNATEIYSANAAVTALGDAVAGSPHKFVSLMRKTAKSWGITDAMIINASGLTNKEVGSTIGYSNVSGSTENEMSAQDVATVAQKLLSTYPEVLKTSSIAHAWFEKGTSSATKMDNRNYMLKGLVKHYSALPVDGLKTGTSTKAGNAFTGTVKFSNGNRIITVVMHAGAANDSGTERFTQTAEIMSYVYHNFTTTTINKNGTINGTKSVDVQDGKALTSKLVSNSKATKVYLPTGSDASSVTGKVSLKKSATTSGKLQAPVKNGKTVGTAKLSLNKKTIQVVDGTTSKTMTVNVTPKKSIDKANIFVRMWRGVRSWFN; encoded by the coding sequence ATGAGATTTGCGGGAAAGTTAAAGAAAGTTGTGATTGCCCTCGTTGCGGCGGTCACGTTTAGTACGGCTGGTTTAGGCATTGCAGGTGCTGATTTACAGGCCCAAGCCGCCAGCACACCATCGATTTCAGCGAAAGCGGCTATTGCCGTGGACGCGTCGACTGGTCAGATTCTGTACGACAAGAATAGTACGAAGCCAATGGCGATTGCCTCAATGACTAAGATGTTGAGTACGTACCTCATTCTTAAGGCCATCCACGAAGGCAAGTTATCGTGGAATCAAAAAATCAGTGTCAGCAAGGCTGTCGCTAAGATGAGTCAGAATACGGAATATGCGAACGTGCCATTATTATCAACCAAGACTTATTCCGTACGGCAATTGTACAATGCAACTGAAATCTATTCCGCTAACGCCGCCGTTACGGCTTTAGGTGACGCGGTCGCCGGTAGTCCGCACAAATTCGTTAGTTTGATGCGGAAGACGGCTAAATCGTGGGGCATCACGGATGCAATGATTATTAACGCCAGCGGGCTGACCAACAAGGAAGTTGGGAGTACGATCGGTTACAGCAACGTCTCTGGTAGCACTGAAAACGAAATGTCAGCGCAAGATGTTGCCACTGTTGCGCAAAAATTATTATCCACTTATCCTGAAGTCCTGAAGACTTCTAGCATCGCCCATGCCTGGTTTGAAAAGGGTACGAGTTCCGCCACGAAGATGGATAACCGGAACTACATGCTGAAGGGCTTAGTTAAGCACTATTCTGCATTGCCTGTTGACGGGTTGAAGACCGGGACTTCCACTAAGGCTGGGAATGCCTTCACTGGTACGGTCAAATTCAGTAATGGTAACCGGATCATTACCGTCGTCATGCATGCTGGTGCCGCCAATGACAGTGGGACGGAACGGTTTACGCAAACGGCCGAAATCATGTCGTATGTCTACCATAACTTCACGACCACGACCATCAACAAGAACGGGACGATCAATGGCACCAAGTCGGTTGACGTTCAAGATGGGAAGGCATTGACTTCGAAGCTGGTCTCAAACAGTAAGGCCACAAAAGTCTACTTGCCAACTGGTTCTGATGCCAGTTCAGTTACTGGGAAAGTCAGCTTGAAGAAGTCAGCAACGACGTCTGGCAAGCTACAAGCACCGGTCAAAAACGGCAAGACGGTCGGGACGGCTAAGTTGAGCCTCAACAAGAAGACCATTCAAGTGGTCGATGGGACGACTAGCAAGACGATGACCGTCAACGTCACCCCTAAGAAGTCCATCGACAAAGCAAACATCTTTGTTCGGATGTGGCGTGGCGTTCGTAGCTGGTTTAACTAG
- a CDS encoding sensor histidine kinase codes for MKLTGREKSELFFEGVVTVILLLLLNLSIVVLINSTIAHNPGLQSGIFQIKRSIKIGPNNYQLWSYENIFIGLMLVADGFVLYWRLIRRYKQMQLRHIISELHYIAAGHFDHRIDFNLTGDTQRVVESVNALVDSAIHSMDEEREIERSKDALITNVSHDIRTPLTSIIGYLGLIENKQYQSSEDLVKYAHIAYLKATQMKSLVEDLFEYTKSRQTETPLAISKLNLTAMLEQLAASFELEANKKHLTIQVETGPQPIYLEADAEKLGRVFSNLITNAFKYGTGAKNIFLQAEQRDDEVVIHVTNDGKRIPAESLGRLFERFYRVEESRSKATGGSGLGLAIAQSIVDHHGGYIYAQSDDEQTSFVIHLPVKHDHPLTKKQSNMIN; via the coding sequence GTGAAATTAACGGGACGCGAAAAAAGTGAACTGTTTTTTGAAGGAGTAGTAACGGTTATTTTGCTACTCCTTTTAAACTTGTCGATCGTGGTTCTCATCAACAGTACGATTGCGCATAATCCGGGCCTCCAAAGTGGGATTTTCCAAATTAAACGGTCCATCAAAATTGGCCCGAACAATTACCAACTCTGGAGTTATGAGAATATCTTCATCGGCTTAATGCTGGTGGCAGACGGATTCGTACTGTATTGGCGGCTGATTCGGCGCTATAAACAAATGCAATTGCGCCACATTATTAGCGAATTACATTACATTGCTGCCGGGCACTTTGACCACCGGATTGATTTTAATCTGACTGGTGATACCCAACGCGTGGTTGAAAGCGTCAATGCGTTAGTTGATTCAGCAATTCATTCGATGGATGAAGAACGCGAGATCGAACGGTCCAAGGATGCGCTGATCACGAATGTCAGCCACGATATTCGAACGCCGCTGACGTCGATTATCGGCTATCTCGGGCTGATTGAGAATAAGCAGTACCAATCGAGCGAGGACTTGGTCAAATACGCGCATATCGCTTATTTAAAGGCCACTCAGATGAAATCACTGGTCGAGGACTTGTTTGAATATACGAAGTCACGGCAAACGGAGACGCCGCTTGCGATTTCTAAGCTGAACCTGACGGCGATGCTGGAACAATTAGCGGCGAGTTTTGAATTGGAAGCCAATAAGAAGCATCTGACGATTCAAGTCGAGACAGGGCCGCAACCGATTTATTTAGAGGCGGATGCGGAAAAATTGGGCCGCGTGTTCAGCAATCTGATTACGAACGCATTCAAATATGGGACGGGTGCCAAAAATATTTTCTTGCAGGCCGAGCAACGCGATGATGAAGTCGTGATCCACGTCACCAACGATGGCAAACGGATTCCGGCTGAATCCCTTGGTCGGCTGTTTGAACGATTCTATCGGGTCGAAGAATCACGTTCCAAAGCGACGGGCGGGTCTGGACTAGGGCTGGCCATCGCTCAGAGCATCGTCGACCATCACGGCGGCTACATTTATGCGCAAAGTGATGATGAGCAGACGAGCTTTGTGATCCATCTTCCTGTGAAGCATGACCACCCATTAACAAAAAAACAGTCGAATATGATAAATTAG
- a CDS encoding response regulator transcription factor, with translation MKILVVDDDKEIAQLLEIYIKNEGYEPISAYNGREALTKLNTNPDIALMILDIMMPEMDGIEVIKEVRKDSQLPILVLSAKTGDMDKIQGLITGADDYVTKPFNPLEIMARVKSLLRRSENNVTTTEPDVLDIGPLTINKDSHEVKTLTGKDIQLTALEFGILYLLASHPNRVFSADDIFERVWQQESIVSAKTVMVHVSHLRDKIEEATNGEKVIQTVWGVGYKIEAR, from the coding sequence ATGAAAATTTTAGTAGTCGATGACGACAAAGAAATTGCACAACTATTAGAAATTTATATAAAAAATGAAGGCTATGAGCCAATTAGCGCCTACAATGGCCGCGAAGCACTGACTAAGTTAAATACGAACCCAGATATAGCCCTAATGATTTTGGATATCATGATGCCCGAAATGGACGGTATCGAAGTCATCAAGGAAGTTCGAAAGGATTCACAATTGCCAATCCTTGTCCTATCCGCCAAAACTGGCGACATGGATAAGATTCAAGGGCTGATTACTGGGGCGGATGACTATGTCACCAAGCCATTCAACCCACTGGAAATCATGGCCCGGGTCAAGTCACTCTTACGGCGTTCTGAGAATAATGTCACGACCACTGAACCAGATGTGTTGGATATTGGCCCGTTGACGATCAACAAGGATTCGCATGAAGTTAAGACGCTGACTGGTAAGGATATTCAATTAACGGCCTTGGAATTCGGTATTTTATACCTATTGGCAAGTCACCCCAACCGGGTCTTTTCGGCGGATGATATTTTTGAACGTGTTTGGCAACAAGAGAGCATCGTGTCGGCCAAGACTGTGATGGTGCACGTGAGTCATTTACGGGATAAGATTGAAGAAGCGACGAACGGTGAAAAAGTGATTCAGACCGTTTGGGGCGTTGGTTATAAGATTGAAGCGCGTTAA
- the guaB gene encoding IMP dehydrogenase codes for MSNWDTKFGKKGYTFDDVLLIPAESHVLPNEVNLGVKLADNLQLNIPIISAGMDTVSESAMGIAMANQGGLAVIHKNLSIEAQAEEVKKVKAVVKDDDHPHAAVDANNHLLAVAAVGVTSDTFDRAEALFTAGADAIVIDTAHGHSAGVLRKIKEIREHFPKQTLIAGNVATAEGTRALFEAGVDVVKVGIGPGSICTTRIVAGVGVPQLTAVYDAASVAREYGKPIIADGGIKYSGDIVKALAAGGNAVMLGSMLAGTTEAPGEVVFDDGRQYKFYRGMGSVGAMSQAHGSSDRYFQGGVNEANKLVPEGVEGRVPFKGSVDDIIFQMLGGLRSGMGYVGAKDIDALIDNAQFVEISGAGLRESHPHEIQITKNAPNYSVNG; via the coding sequence ATGTCTAATTGGGATACAAAGTTTGGAAAAAAGGGTTACACGTTCGATGATGTACTATTAATTCCGGCCGAAAGTCATGTTTTACCGAATGAAGTCAATTTAGGTGTTAAACTTGCCGATAATTTGCAGCTGAATATTCCAATTATCAGTGCGGGAATGGACACTGTTTCAGAATCCGCAATGGGAATTGCCATGGCTAACCAAGGTGGCTTGGCAGTTATCCATAAGAACTTAAGCATTGAAGCGCAAGCTGAAGAAGTTAAGAAGGTCAAGGCAGTCGTTAAGGATGATGACCATCCGCACGCCGCTGTCGACGCCAATAACCACTTATTAGCCGTTGCAGCCGTTGGGGTAACGAGCGATACCTTTGACCGTGCCGAAGCCTTATTTACGGCGGGTGCCGATGCGATCGTGATCGATACGGCCCATGGTCATTCAGCCGGTGTTCTGCGTAAGATCAAGGAAATTCGGGAACACTTCCCAAAGCAGACCTTGATTGCTGGTAACGTCGCCACCGCTGAAGGGACCCGTGCTTTGTTTGAAGCCGGCGTCGATGTTGTCAAAGTTGGTATCGGCCCTGGTTCGATTTGTACGACACGAATCGTTGCCGGTGTTGGGGTGCCTCAATTGACGGCCGTTTATGACGCAGCTAGCGTGGCCCGTGAATATGGTAAGCCAATCATTGCCGATGGTGGGATCAAGTATTCCGGTGATATCGTGAAAGCCTTAGCTGCTGGTGGTAACGCCGTCATGCTTGGCAGTATGTTAGCTGGCACGACGGAAGCGCCTGGTGAAGTGGTCTTTGACGATGGTCGTCAATACAAATTCTACCGTGGCATGGGTTCTGTTGGTGCGATGTCACAAGCTCATGGGTCATCTGACCGGTACTTCCAAGGTGGCGTGAACGAAGCCAACAAGTTAGTGCCTGAAGGGGTTGAAGGTCGCGTCCCATTCAAGGGTAGCGTCGATGATATCATCTTCCAGATGCTCGGTGGCTTACGTTCCGGGATGGGTTACGTTGGTGCCAAGGATATTGACGCGTTAATCGATAACGCACAATTCGTTGAAATTTCCGGCGCCGGTTTACGCGAATCACATCCACACGAAATTCAAATTACTAAGAATGCGCCTAACTATTCAGTTAATGGCTAA
- a CDS encoding DUF1129 domain-containing protein, with product MSESETSKTPRNAAAGAKQVKAAERPIHEATELTKRNAEYMRQMRKSLDATSLTGERKTAVLDEMTATLLAEQGRGTTARQLYGTVQERTEEIVNPKKTPVERQKANYWVTALDNGLMLFMIFCLMYGIMGFIGNNATKNSAGANGITAILITSAIGGLGVAKLFEYLMPTKDGKKVSLWKKIAWSVLAIIVWMLVFTTMSMIQGPLNPVLPGIAYLIIAVVVFFVRMWLKRRFNITTSMF from the coding sequence GTGAGTGAGAGCGAAACTTCAAAGACACCAAGGAATGCAGCTGCTGGTGCTAAGCAGGTCAAAGCAGCTGAACGGCCGATTCATGAAGCCACTGAGCTGACTAAGCGGAATGCAGAATATATGCGGCAGATGCGCAAGTCATTGGACGCCACATCACTAACCGGTGAACGCAAAACGGCCGTGTTAGATGAAATGACGGCGACCCTCTTGGCTGAACAGGGCCGCGGCACGACCGCCCGTCAATTATACGGGACGGTCCAAGAACGAACAGAAGAAATCGTTAACCCGAAGAAGACACCGGTCGAACGTCAAAAGGCCAACTACTGGGTCACGGCGCTGGATAATGGGCTGATGTTATTCATGATCTTCTGCTTGATGTACGGGATCATGGGCTTCATCGGCAATAATGCCACTAAGAACTCCGCGGGTGCCAACGGGATCACCGCGATCTTGATTACGTCAGCCATCGGGGGCTTAGGGGTTGCGAAGTTGTTTGAATACCTCATGCCAACCAAGGACGGTAAGAAAGTTTCCCTCTGGAAGAAGATTGCCTGGTCAGTGCTAGCCATCATCGTTTGGATGTTGGTCTTCACGACGATGTCAATGATTCAAGGGCCATTGAACCCAGTCTTACCAGGTATCGCTTACTTGATCATCGCCGTCGTGGTCTTCTTTGTCCGGATGTGGTTAAAACGCCGGTTCAATATTACGACGAGCATGTTTTAG